The Candidatus Tectomicrobia bacterium genome has a segment encoding these proteins:
- a CDS encoding elongation factor Ts, with protein MEVTAQMVKELRSQTGAGIMDCKEALREKAGDFDEAVRYLREKGLASASKKAGRAASDGQVYTMLESGGRKGVIVEVNCETDFVARTDDFRALLARVARHVSEKGPESLPPAPDGGPVQEAVSAAIAKLGENIIVARGERVELPSGQAGRVVSYVHPGGRIGVLAVLAVQSEAKAASPEFAEVAKDVAMHVAASAPQFLEPGEISQSLLDNERQILLAQQKDSGKPENILAKIVEGRLAKFKKEICLLEQPFVKDPDQTVRAMLASRGKALGDSIAVVRFVRYQLGETASQPGEGN; from the coding sequence ATGGAAGTTACGGCACAGATGGTCAAGGAGCTCCGCTCCCAGACGGGCGCGGGGATCATGGACTGCAAGGAGGCCCTCCGCGAGAAGGCGGGCGATTTCGACGAGGCGGTCCGCTACCTCCGCGAGAAGGGCCTGGCCAGCGCCTCGAAGAAGGCCGGCCGCGCGGCCAGCGACGGACAGGTGTACACCATGCTGGAGTCCGGCGGCCGCAAGGGCGTCATCGTCGAGGTGAACTGCGAAACCGATTTCGTCGCCCGCACGGACGACTTTCGGGCGCTCCTCGCCCGCGTGGCCAGGCACGTCTCCGAGAAGGGCCCGGAGAGCCTTCCGCCGGCGCCGGACGGCGGGCCCGTCCAGGAGGCGGTGAGCGCCGCCATCGCGAAGCTGGGCGAGAACATCATCGTGGCCCGCGGGGAGCGCGTCGAGCTGCCGTCCGGCCAGGCGGGCCGGGTGGTGAGCTACGTGCATCCGGGCGGCCGCATCGGGGTGCTGGCCGTGCTGGCCGTCCAGTCGGAAGCCAAGGCAGCGTCGCCCGAGTTCGCCGAGGTGGCCAAGGACGTCGCCATGCACGTGGCGGCGAGCGCGCCCCAGTTCCTGGAGCCGGGCGAGATCTCCCAGTCGCTCCTCGACAACGAGCGCCAGATCCTGCTCGCCCAGCAGAAGGACTCGGGCAAGCCCGAGAATATCCTCGCCAAGATCGTCGAGGGACGGCTCGCCAAGTTCAAGAAGGAGATATGCCTGCTCGAGCAGCCCTTCGTGAAGGATCCGGACCAGACCGTCCGGGCCATGCTCGCGAGCCGGGGCAAGGCCCTCGGCGATAGCATCGCTGTCGTGCGTTTTGTGCGGTACCAGCTGGGCGAGACCGCGTCCCAGCCCGGCGAAGGAAATTAG
- the rpsB gene encoding 30S ribosomal protein S2: MTPISLRELLEVGAHFGHQTTRWNPRMRPYIFGARNGIYIIDLQKSVRLFNQAREFMREVAAKGGKILFVGTKQQAQDIVAEEAGGIGMPYVTKRWLGGTLTNFATIKKSIARLVDLDVMKADGTFDLLAKKESVRREKDRQRLEKFLGGIKNMERLPQAMFVVDAGHEQIAVREARKLGIPVIALVDTNSDPEGIDYVLPGNDDALRSIRYFLSRSAEAIGEGATLRKEGGIAEVEAVMASGDKVAAEIMAAAQKQPQPAGEGGKGEA, encoded by the coding sequence TTGACCCCCATTTCGCTGCGCGAGCTTCTGGAAGTGGGTGCCCACTTCGGGCACCAGACCACCCGCTGGAACCCCCGGATGCGCCCCTACATCTTCGGGGCCCGGAACGGCATCTACATCATCGACCTGCAGAAGTCGGTCCGCCTGTTCAACCAGGCGCGCGAGTTCATGCGCGAGGTGGCCGCCAAGGGCGGGAAGATACTCTTCGTGGGCACCAAGCAGCAGGCCCAGGACATCGTGGCCGAGGAGGCCGGCGGGATCGGCATGCCCTACGTGACCAAGCGCTGGCTGGGCGGCACCCTGACGAACTTCGCCACCATCAAGAAGTCCATCGCCCGGCTTGTGGACCTTGATGTCATGAAGGCGGACGGAACCTTCGATCTCCTGGCCAAGAAGGAATCCGTCCGCCGGGAGAAGGACCGCCAGCGCCTCGAGAAATTCCTGGGCGGCATCAAGAACATGGAACGCCTGCCCCAGGCCATGTTCGTGGTGGACGCGGGCCACGAGCAGATCGCCGTGCGCGAGGCCCGCAAGCTGGGTATTCCCGTCATCGCGCTGGTGGACACGAATTCCGACCCCGAGGGGATCGATTACGTGCTGCCGGGCAACGACGACGCTCTCCGCTCCATCCGCTACTTCCTCTCCCGCTCCGCCGAGGCCATCGGCGAGGGGGCCACGCTCCGCAAGGAGGGCGGAATCGCGGAGGTGGAGGCCGTGATGGCGTCGGGCGACAAGGTGGCGGCCGAGATCATGGCCGCGGCCCAAAAGCAGCCCCAGCCGGCCGGCGAAGGCGGGAAGGGGGAAGCATAA
- the argJ gene encoding bifunctional glutamate N-acetyltransferase/amino-acid acetyltransferase ArgJ, whose translation MREIEGGVCAAQGVAASAATAGIKESGRPDMTLLAFDSPAQAAGVYTRNKVCAAPVVLCRERVGKGPLRAILVNSGNANACTGKQGLKDARRITQALAKELGCPQARVAMCSTGLIGQRLPVDLMERALGGLVRDLAPGKGREAAAAIMTTDTRPKEHAVEIDLGGGQRVRLGGMTKGAGMIAPNMATMLAFLTTDAAVPSRVLLPALRKAADLTFNCVTVDGDTSTNDTAILAATGASGVRIAGGRALERFRAGLDKVCRALALAILRDGEGVTRVVEIRIRGAASPADARRAGRTVAESLLVKTAFFGGLPNWGRIFAAAGRSGARIAPERMSLEIGGVPVVRYGAPVEGWEGPLAPVLKRPEFMVNLHLGAGRAEGAVWTTDLSYEYVKINADYRT comes from the coding sequence CTGCGGGAAATCGAGGGCGGAGTCTGCGCCGCCCAGGGCGTCGCGGCCTCCGCCGCCACGGCCGGCATCAAGGAATCCGGCCGGCCCGACATGACTCTTCTCGCCTTCGACTCCCCGGCCCAGGCGGCCGGCGTCTACACCCGGAACAAGGTGTGCGCCGCCCCGGTCGTGCTCTGCCGGGAACGGGTGGGCAAGGGGCCGCTGCGGGCCATCCTGGTCAACAGCGGCAACGCCAACGCCTGCACCGGCAAGCAGGGCCTCAAGGACGCCCGCCGGATCACCCAGGCCCTCGCGAAAGAGCTCGGCTGCCCCCAGGCCCGGGTGGCGATGTGCTCGACCGGGCTCATCGGCCAGCGGCTGCCCGTGGACCTCATGGAGCGGGCGCTGGGCGGGCTTGTTCGGGACCTCGCCCCTGGCAAGGGCCGCGAGGCGGCGGCCGCGATCATGACCACCGACACGCGCCCCAAGGAGCACGCGGTCGAGATCGACCTTGGGGGCGGCCAGCGCGTGCGCCTGGGGGGGATGACCAAGGGCGCGGGCATGATCGCTCCCAACATGGCGACCATGCTGGCCTTCCTGACGACGGACGCGGCCGTCCCCTCCCGGGTCCTCCTGCCGGCCCTCCGCAAGGCGGCGGACCTCACGTTCAACTGCGTGACGGTGGACGGGGACACCTCCACGAACGACACCGCCATCCTGGCCGCGACCGGGGCCTCGGGCGTCCGGATCGCCGGCGGAAGGGCGCTGGAGCGCTTCCGGGCGGGTCTGGACAAGGTCTGCCGGGCGCTCGCCCTCGCCATCCTGCGGGACGGGGAGGGAGTGACGCGGGTGGTGGAGATACGGATCCGGGGCGCCGCGAGCCCGGCGGACGCCAGGCGGGCGGGGCGCACCGTGGCCGAGAGCCTCCTGGTCAAGACGGCCTTCTTCGGGGGCCTGCCCAACTGGGGCCGCATTTTCGCCGCGGCCGGACGGAGCGGGGCGCGCATCGCGCCCGAGCGGATGTCTCTCGAAATCGGGGGGGTGCCGGTCGTCCGGTATGGGGCCCCGGTCGAGGGCTGGGAGGGGCCGCTCGCTCCCGTCCTCAAGCGCCCGGAGTTTATGGTCAATCTGCACCTGGGCGCCGGGCGGGCCGAGGGGGCCGTCTGGACCACCGACCTCAGCTATGAATACGTCAAGATAAACGCGGATTATCGGACCTGA
- a CDS encoding N-acetyl-gamma-glutamyl-phosphate reductase, translating into MHRVGVMGATGYTGFELLRLLASHGEIEFGPLTSESYAGKEVGEVFPALAGVVRGRFEKFAPGTFKGVDLVFCCLPHRVAMNSVPGLLDQDLKVVDFSADFRIQDPSVYTAWYKTAHICPERIPQAVYGIPELYRERIRKASLVANPGCYPTGAILGLYPLLKARLIRAGSIIVDSKSGVSGAGRKAELSLQFSEVNERFRAYGIATHRHTPEIEQELSAMAGEAVKVSFTPHLVPMTRGILSTIYAEAGPGATAARARQAYRDAYDGEPFMRLMPEGAFPDVSQVAGSNFLDIGFTLDERTGRFIVVTAIDNLVKGASGAAIQNMNLMLGLPETRGLAHPGFWM; encoded by the coding sequence ATGCACCGCGTCGGTGTGATGGGGGCCACGGGCTACACCGGCTTTGAGCTCCTCCGCCTGCTGGCCTCCCACGGGGAAATCGAGTTCGGTCCGCTGACCTCCGAAAGCTACGCCGGCAAGGAGGTGGGAGAGGTCTTTCCCGCGCTCGCCGGGGTGGTGCGGGGGCGCTTCGAGAAATTCGCACCCGGGACATTCAAGGGCGTGGACCTCGTCTTCTGCTGCCTTCCCCACCGGGTCGCCATGAATTCGGTGCCGGGCCTGCTGGATCAGGATCTGAAGGTGGTGGATTTCTCGGCGGACTTCCGCATTCAGGACCCCTCGGTCTACACCGCCTGGTACAAGACGGCCCACATCTGCCCCGAGCGCATCCCCCAGGCCGTCTACGGCATCCCCGAGCTGTACCGGGAGAGAATCCGCAAGGCCTCCCTCGTGGCCAACCCGGGGTGCTATCCCACGGGCGCCATCCTGGGCCTCTATCCGCTGCTCAAGGCGCGGCTCATCCGGGCGGGCTCCATCATCGTGGACTCCAAGTCGGGCGTCTCGGGCGCCGGGCGGAAGGCCGAGCTCAGCCTCCAGTTCTCCGAGGTGAACGAGCGCTTCCGCGCCTACGGCATCGCCACCCACCGGCACACCCCCGAGATCGAGCAGGAACTCTCCGCGATGGCGGGGGAGGCGGTGAAGGTTTCCTTCACCCCGCACCTCGTCCCCATGACGCGGGGCATCCTCTCCACCATCTACGCCGAGGCGGGCCCGGGCGCGACGGCGGCCCGGGCGCGGCAGGCCTACCGGGACGCCTACGACGGCGAGCCCTTCATGCGGCTCATGCCGGAGGGGGCCTTCCCGGACGTGAGCCAGGTGGCCGGGAGCAACTTCCTCGACATCGGCTTCACCCTCGACGAGCGGACGGGGCGGTTCATCGTCGTGACCGCCATCGACAACCTGGTGAAGGGCGCCTCCGGCGCCGCCATCCAGAACATGAACCTCATGCTGGGGCTCCCGGAGACGCGGGGCCTCGCCCATCCCGGGTTCTGGATGTGA
- the rpsI gene encoding 30S ribosomal protein S9, producing MATPTTYYATGKRKTSIARVWMFPGDGRILVNNTPVDEYFLRDTSLMIIKQPFDLTGTWGRFDVRVSVQGGGLSGQAGAVRHGISKALLGVDAAFRGILKKAGLITRDSRVKERKKYGRAAARKSFQFSKR from the coding sequence ATGGCGACCCCGACCACCTACTACGCAACCGGCAAGCGGAAGACCTCCATCGCGCGCGTGTGGATGTTCCCCGGCGACGGGCGCATCCTCGTCAACAACACCCCCGTCGACGAGTATTTCCTGCGCGACACCTCCCTCATGATTATCAAGCAGCCGTTCGACCTGACCGGCACGTGGGGGCGCTTCGACGTGCGCGTCAGCGTCCAGGGGGGAGGCCTCTCCGGCCAGGCGGGCGCCGTCCGGCACGGAATCTCCAAGGCGCTTCTCGGAGTGGACGCTGCCTTCCGCGGCATCCTGAAGAAGGCGGGCCTCATCACCCGCGACTCCCGCGTCAAGGAACGGAAGAAGTACGGCCGGGCGGCCGCCCGGAAGAGCTTCCAGTTCTCCAAGCGCTAA
- the rplM gene encoding 50S ribosomal protein L13: MLTKEQAPGKRRWVVVDAQGQTLGRLASRVAVVLRGKHRPDWTPHVDSGDYVVVVNAEKVVLTGRKLDQKKYYRHSGYPGHLKEVTARRVLETHPERLVEFAIRGMLPKTKLGRAMMQKLKVYSGSSHPHAAQKPEALSFS; this comes from the coding sequence ATGCTCACGAAGGAGCAGGCCCCCGGGAAGCGCCGGTGGGTGGTGGTGGACGCCCAGGGCCAGACCCTGGGGCGGCTGGCCTCGCGCGTGGCCGTGGTCCTGCGCGGGAAGCACCGCCCCGACTGGACGCCCCACGTGGACTCGGGCGACTACGTCGTGGTGGTGAACGCCGAGAAGGTGGTCCTCACCGGCCGGAAGCTCGACCAGAAGAAGTACTACCGCCACTCCGGGTACCCGGGTCACCTGAAGGAAGTCACCGCCCGGCGGGTCCTCGAAACCCATCCCGAGCGGCTCGTGGAATTCGCGATCCGGGGAATGCTCCCCAAGACGAAGCTGGGCCGGGCCATGATGCAGAAGCTCAAGGTGTACAGCGGAAGCAGCCATCCGCACGCCGCCCAAAAGCCCGAGGCTCTCTCTTTTAGCTAG
- a CDS encoding nucleotide sugar dehydrogenase, translating into MGLGYVGLPLALEFVRAGYQVVGLDADDGRVRRMRDGQSYITDVADGHLREALDTGRFHVTTDPDVLAEVQTVNICVPTPLSKSGDPDLSYVQSAVQSIASNQQRGQLYILESTTYPGTTEEALLPVLSRTGYQVGEDFFLAFSPERVDPGNPQYNTRNIPKVVGGMTARCSEVAAALYSNCIESVVTVSSPRVAEMVKLLENTYRSVNIGLVNELARMCHKLGVDIWEVIDAAKTKPFGFMPFYPGPGLGGHCIPIDPIYLSWKARQVGFEAQFISLASKINISMPQFVVDLVLKALNDRGKALNGARIFLVGVAYKAGVSDIRESPALDVWHLLSELGAQISYHDPHVPELEFLGRRHVSQAVEADSLRNIDCAVILTAHGEIDLALVREHAPCIVDTRNAYPGARPDGRLYKL; encoded by the coding sequence ATGGGACTCGGCTACGTGGGCCTCCCGCTGGCGCTCGAGTTCGTTCGCGCGGGCTATCAGGTGGTGGGCCTGGACGCGGACGATGGCCGGGTACGGCGGATGCGGGACGGGCAGTCCTACATCACCGACGTGGCCGATGGGCACCTGCGCGAGGCGCTGGACACGGGGCGTTTCCACGTCACCACGGACCCGGATGTGCTCGCCGAGGTCCAGACGGTGAACATCTGCGTGCCCACTCCCCTTAGCAAGTCCGGCGATCCGGACCTCTCCTACGTCCAGTCCGCCGTCCAGTCCATCGCGTCGAACCAGCAGCGGGGCCAGCTCTACATCCTGGAGAGCACCACCTACCCGGGGACCACCGAGGAGGCGCTCCTGCCCGTGCTGAGCCGGACGGGCTACCAGGTCGGAGAAGACTTCTTCCTGGCGTTCTCGCCCGAGCGGGTGGATCCGGGGAACCCTCAATACAACACCCGCAACATCCCGAAGGTGGTGGGAGGGATGACGGCCCGGTGCTCCGAGGTGGCCGCCGCGCTCTATTCCAACTGCATCGAGAGCGTCGTGACGGTAAGCTCCCCGCGCGTGGCCGAGATGGTGAAGCTCCTGGAGAACACCTACCGGAGCGTGAACATCGGGCTGGTGAACGAGCTGGCCCGCATGTGCCACAAGCTCGGGGTGGACATCTGGGAGGTCATCGACGCGGCGAAGACCAAGCCCTTCGGCTTCATGCCGTTCTATCCCGGGCCCGGGCTGGGGGGACACTGCATCCCCATCGACCCCATCTACCTGTCGTGGAAGGCCCGGCAGGTGGGCTTCGAGGCCCAGTTCATCAGCCTGGCCAGCAAGATCAACATCAGTATGCCCCAGTTCGTGGTGGATCTGGTGCTGAAAGCGTTGAACGACCGCGGAAAGGCCCTGAACGGGGCCAGGATTTTCCTCGTCGGGGTGGCCTACAAGGCCGGCGTGAGCGACATCCGCGAGAGCCCGGCCCTGGACGTGTGGCACCTGCTCTCCGAGCTGGGCGCCCAGATCAGCTACCATGACCCCCACGTGCCGGAGCTCGAGTTCCTGGGGCGGCGCCACGTTTCGCAGGCGGTCGAGGCGGATTCCCTCCGGAACATCGATTGCGCCGTCATCCTCACGGCCCACGGGGAAATCGACTTGGCGCTGGTCCGCGAGCACGCCCCCTGCATCGTGGACACCCGGAACGCCTATCCCGGCGCCCGGCCGGACGGCCGGCTCTACAAGCTGTAA
- a CDS encoding VCBS repeat-containing protein has product MRKWALGIMAACLAAGMAGTDFRLAARAAFGAPGPAADALQPKGPVGKGYFRGLVAADLDGDGKRELISSDLASGQVLIWRPRPDPGWTEPIALGTGAEVRSIAVADLDGDSLPEIIVALRGQEKDGIEIWKNMGGLRFQRTAGPGQGEVFSDVAVADFNYDGRPDIIASKEEAGAQGGLRVWLNLGTDKWQEAAAPPAEGPFHSLAVVDLNQDGILDVAAAGTGPSGGLRAWLGRDKHLNWGRPNQLSQGDFWGVTVADLNGDGLPDLLAAGRNTGIQVWQGLGKGTFNQMASPTPEGSFFRVVPVDRDSDGRADLVASTMDGKGLRYWRQDQALGWVAHRLLAESGIFHHLLVADLDGDGRLDLGAATHGEGVAVWPGFGKPLPGQVPGEKTAKHDLPLPPGARMPDLRTGRPAPPRQPKQPARIEGAFPEKRVPGEYLIGSGDVLTVSVWRGVISQKEQVQVSERGVVSIGLIDDVQAAGLTVKEVTDLLKEKLRKFIKNPRVDVVVSRFGSKIVRVMGAVARPQTYNVSATVTLLDAILLAGGHLPTTPERPGGDLTHVSLRRGGRTRTVNILRYISGTTGETDNPELLDGDLVFVPESSSELVEQKRVYVFGEIRSPGVHPLTFNMRVLDAIARAGGFNEFAQQDEVRIIRGDAERPEVIHADIKAMLRRGDRRGDHLLKPNDVVFAPRTIIGDLNEFARHMSPILDFLFYPSRFRESYSINSNLLKFDLGGPSRTTAERGGEGTFTPGTRTVTLIGQ; this is encoded by the coding sequence ATGCGCAAGTGGGCGCTGGGGATCATGGCGGCGTGCCTGGCCGCCGGGATGGCCGGGACGGATTTCCGTCTGGCCGCGAGAGCCGCCTTCGGGGCTCCGGGGCCCGCCGCGGACGCCCTCCAGCCCAAGGGGCCGGTCGGGAAAGGCTACTTCCGCGGGCTCGTCGCGGCCGACCTGGACGGCGACGGCAAGCGCGAGCTCATCTCCAGCGACTTGGCCTCGGGCCAGGTATTGATCTGGCGGCCCCGCCCGGACCCCGGGTGGACCGAGCCCATCGCATTGGGGACTGGCGCGGAGGTGCGTTCCATCGCGGTCGCCGACCTGGACGGGGATTCTCTGCCGGAGATCATCGTCGCCCTCCGCGGCCAGGAAAAAGACGGGATCGAGATTTGGAAGAACATGGGGGGCCTCCGCTTCCAGCGGACGGCCGGCCCCGGCCAGGGCGAGGTGTTCTCGGACGTGGCCGTGGCCGATTTCAACTACGACGGGAGGCCGGACATCATCGCCTCCAAGGAGGAGGCGGGCGCCCAGGGCGGCCTCCGGGTCTGGCTGAACCTCGGCACCGACAAATGGCAGGAGGCGGCCGCCCCTCCGGCCGAAGGGCCCTTCCACAGCCTCGCCGTGGTGGACCTGAACCAGGACGGGATTCTCGACGTCGCCGCCGCCGGCACCGGCCCCTCGGGCGGCCTCCGGGCGTGGCTGGGCCGCGACAAGCACCTGAATTGGGGGAGGCCCAACCAGCTCTCGCAGGGGGACTTCTGGGGCGTCACCGTCGCCGACCTGAACGGGGACGGCCTGCCCGACCTCCTCGCCGCCGGCAGGAACACGGGCATCCAGGTCTGGCAGGGCCTGGGAAAGGGCACGTTCAATCAGATGGCCAGCCCCACCCCGGAGGGCAGCTTCTTCCGCGTGGTGCCCGTCGACCGGGATTCGGACGGCCGCGCCGATCTGGTGGCCAGCACGATGGACGGCAAGGGCTTGCGCTATTGGCGGCAGGACCAGGCGCTGGGCTGGGTGGCCCATCGCCTCCTCGCCGAGTCGGGGATATTCCACCACCTGCTGGTGGCGGACCTCGACGGCGACGGCCGGCTCGATTTGGGCGCCGCGACCCACGGCGAGGGCGTCGCCGTCTGGCCCGGTTTCGGAAAGCCCCTGCCCGGCCAGGTCCCGGGCGAGAAAACCGCCAAACACGATCTCCCGCTCCCGCCGGGCGCCCGCATGCCCGACCTGCGGACGGGCCGCCCCGCCCCTCCCCGCCAGCCCAAACAGCCGGCGCGGATCGAGGGGGCCTTCCCGGAGAAGCGGGTCCCGGGCGAGTACCTCATCGGCTCCGGCGACGTGCTGACCGTCAGCGTGTGGCGGGGGGTCATCTCCCAGAAAGAGCAGGTCCAGGTGAGCGAGCGGGGCGTGGTCAGCATCGGCCTCATCGATGACGTCCAGGCGGCGGGCCTGACCGTGAAGGAGGTGACCGACCTCCTCAAGGAGAAGCTGAGGAAGTTCATCAAGAACCCGCGGGTGGACGTGGTGGTGTCGAGATTCGGGAGCAAGATCGTGCGGGTGATGGGCGCGGTGGCGCGGCCCCAGACCTATAACGTGTCCGCGACGGTCACCCTGCTGGACGCCATCCTCCTCGCCGGCGGCCACCTGCCCACGACGCCCGAGCGTCCCGGCGGCGACCTCACCCACGTCTCCCTCCGGCGAGGAGGAAGGACGCGGACCGTGAACATCCTCCGCTACATCTCGGGAACCACGGGCGAGACCGACAACCCCGAGCTCCTGGACGGCGACCTGGTCTTCGTCCCGGAATCCAGCTCGGAGCTGGTCGAGCAGAAGCGCGTGTACGTATTCGGCGAGATCCGGTCGCCGGGCGTGCACCCCCTGACGTTCAACATGCGGGTGCTCGACGCCATCGCCAGGGCGGGAGGCTTCAACGAGTTCGCCCAGCAGGACGAGGTCCGCATCATCCGCGGCGACGCGGAGCGGCCCGAGGTCATCCACGCCGACATCAAGGCCATGCTCCGCCGCGGCGATCGCCGCGGGGATCACCTCCTGAAGCCGAACGACGTGGTGTTCGCCCCCCGGACCATCATCGGCGACCTCAACGAGTTCGCCCGCCACATGTCGCCGATTCTCGACTTCCTGTTCTACCCCTCCCGGTTCCGCGAGTCCTACTCGATCAACTCGAACCTCCTGAAGTTCGACCTGGGCGGCCCGAGCCGCACCACCGCGGAGCGGGGAGGCGAAGGCACATTCACCCCGGGCACGCGCACCGTCACCCTCATAGGGCAGTAG